One segment of Chthoniobacterales bacterium DNA contains the following:
- a CDS encoding L,D-transpeptidase translates to MNSKLITAAAAITLATLTAQTTLAQAMPQPSFHTKGTPTGKATGPLKPGEYWWSPKVSPSGPVVVLVSIPLQQMHVYRNGILVGRSSVSTGSKGHDTPTGVFTILEKKQTHRSKKYDDAPMPNMQRLTWSGIAMHSGNLPGYPASHGCVRMPYDFSTLLFSITGNGGTVIIGDAKTQPRFAANPGLLLAPTDFKPEMLKSLAKGEYQWEPERSTSGPITMMVSAAGRTVYVYRNGEPIGRAAIEVKGRLGSHVFTMLEGVTAKESVFVPGSPGRNWMSVSSGGDFAGVAKRVRISPEFAAKVYEALKPGATIIVTDEPVVRKQNKDFTILAD, encoded by the coding sequence ATGAACTCAAAATTGATCACTGCCGCCGCCGCCATCACCCTCGCCACGCTGACCGCGCAGACAACATTAGCTCAGGCGATGCCGCAGCCGTCGTTCCACACCAAAGGCACACCCACCGGGAAAGCAACCGGCCCGCTCAAACCTGGGGAATACTGGTGGAGTCCAAAGGTCTCGCCCTCCGGCCCGGTCGTTGTCCTGGTGAGCATACCGCTGCAACAGATGCACGTTTATCGCAACGGCATCCTGGTGGGGCGCTCGTCAGTCAGCACGGGATCCAAGGGGCACGACACCCCGACTGGCGTCTTTACGATTCTGGAAAAGAAGCAGACCCATCGGTCGAAGAAATACGACGACGCTCCCATGCCGAATATGCAGCGCCTGACCTGGAGCGGTATTGCCATGCACTCAGGCAACTTGCCTGGTTATCCGGCCAGCCACGGCTGCGTCCGGATGCCGTATGATTTCTCCACGCTGCTCTTTTCCATCACCGGGAACGGCGGCACGGTGATTATCGGCGACGCCAAGACGCAGCCGCGTTTCGCCGCGAACCCCGGGCTGTTGCTGGCCCCGACGGACTTCAAGCCTGAGATGCTCAAGTCGCTGGCGAAAGGCGAATACCAATGGGAACCGGAGCGGAGCACAAGCGGTCCCATCACGATGATGGTGAGCGCGGCGGGCCGGACGGTCTATGTCTATCGCAACGGCGAGCCGATCGGGCGCGCCGCGATCGAGGTGAAAGGGCGGCTTGGCAGCCACGTCTTCACCATGCTTGAAGGGGTGACCGCGAAGGAAAGCGTTTTCGTTCCGGGAAGTCCCGGCCGGAATTGGATGAGTGTGTCGAGCGGTGGCGATTTCGCCGGGGTCGCCAAACGCGTGCGAATCTCGCCGGAGTTCGCCGCGAAAGTTTACGAAGCGTTGAAGCCCGGCGCGACGATCATCGTTACGGATGAGCCGGTCGTGCGGAAGCAGAACAAGGATTTCACCATCCTGGCCGATTGA
- a CDS encoding carbonic anhydrase: MESSPDTGPSAEEALALLIEGNRRFLRGETPRTAFHRETLGDLAKAQRPYATILGCSDSRVAPEVIFDSGLGELFVIRVAGNILSPEVAGSMQYAGTYLKTPLVVVLGHEGCGAISAALATKHEGKEFPSRVQALLASVVPGLPDLDPQLSPEAQLSDAIESNVRCTVRRIFESPECQARLTEGRYKLVGAVYEIETGRVRFLSPE, translated from the coding sequence ATGGAATCATCTCCGGACACCGGCCCCTCCGCTGAGGAGGCGCTCGCACTGCTGATAGAAGGGAATCGGCGGTTTCTCCGGGGCGAGACGCCGCGGACCGCCTTTCATCGGGAGACCCTGGGCGACCTGGCGAAGGCCCAGCGTCCCTACGCGACCATCCTTGGCTGCAGCGATTCGCGCGTGGCGCCCGAAGTGATCTTCGATTCCGGCCTGGGGGAATTGTTTGTGATCCGCGTGGCCGGCAACATTCTCTCGCCGGAAGTCGCAGGGAGCATGCAGTACGCGGGGACTTACCTGAAGACACCACTGGTCGTGGTGCTCGGCCATGAGGGATGCGGGGCGATCAGCGCGGCGCTGGCCACCAAGCATGAGGGAAAGGAGTTTCCCTCTCGAGTTCAAGCCCTGCTGGCGAGCGTCGTCCCGGGACTTCCAGACCTCGACCCGCAACTATCCCCCGAAGCCCAGCTATCGGACGCCATCGAAAGTAACGTGCGCTGCACAGTGCGCCGGATCTTCGAATCGCCGGAATGCCAGGCGCGTCTGACCGAAGGGCGCTACAAACTCGTCGGCGCGGTCTATGAAATCGAAACGGGGCGGGTGCGATTCTTGTCTCCGGAATAG
- a CDS encoding SulP family inorganic anion transporter: MSADAQALSSRVIRGDIFGGLAAGVVALPLALAFGVASGLGPVAGLYGAIAAGIIAAVFGGTPVQITGPTGPMTLVVATVVAANTIPSGAVNLPAVVGIIVVAGLLQVAFGLFRIGAYIRYVPYPVISGFMSGIGVIIILQQLFPMLGATAPSSNPLNILGQLHLLGANINWAAVALSGATIAIVFLLPRFTKAVPASLVALVVLTALASLLKLDVPMIGAIPSGLPSLVMPSVDFQRLVPLMAAALQLGLLGTVDSLLTSLVADNLTRTQHNSNRELIGQGLGNIAAGLIGGIPGAGATMRTVVNVEAGGKTRLSGVVHGLFLAAVLLGLSGLVQYVPLSVLAGLLVAVGIGIIDYRGFSHVLKVPRSDAFLMLFVLILTVFTGLIIAVAVGLIVASFVFMKKVSDTAARQTTLTPAIDEPWADELTIPEAVRHQVVIKHVDGPLFFGFASQFLDIARQAAAQSRLLILRMDRVSYMDQTGVYALKDALNGFIAAGVRVLVVGIPVTHRDLLEKLQVIPAVVPESDVFDDFDALKKALPRSIAEIPLKTNEAAPGTPRLQEDGRARESRE; the protein is encoded by the coding sequence GTGAGCGCTGATGCCCAAGCCTTGTCGTCGCGCGTCATACGCGGTGACATTTTCGGCGGCTTGGCGGCCGGTGTTGTGGCGCTGCCGCTGGCGCTTGCCTTCGGTGTCGCTTCAGGCCTGGGACCAGTGGCGGGCCTGTATGGCGCCATCGCCGCCGGCATCATCGCGGCGGTGTTCGGAGGCACGCCCGTGCAGATCACCGGCCCGACCGGGCCGATGACGTTGGTCGTAGCGACCGTGGTGGCGGCGAACACGATTCCCTCGGGCGCCGTCAACCTTCCTGCCGTCGTGGGCATCATTGTTGTCGCCGGTTTACTGCAGGTTGCGTTCGGGTTGTTCCGGATTGGCGCCTACATCCGCTACGTTCCCTACCCGGTGATCTCCGGGTTCATGAGCGGCATCGGGGTTATCATCATCCTTCAGCAACTGTTTCCGATGCTCGGCGCGACTGCGCCTTCTTCCAATCCACTAAACATTCTCGGCCAGTTGCATCTGCTGGGCGCCAACATCAACTGGGCCGCCGTCGCCTTATCCGGAGCGACCATCGCGATCGTCTTCCTCCTGCCGCGATTCACCAAGGCGGTCCCGGCTTCGCTCGTGGCGCTGGTGGTACTGACGGCGTTGGCGAGCCTGCTCAAGCTCGATGTTCCGATGATTGGCGCGATTCCGTCGGGACTGCCCAGCCTCGTGATGCCCTCGGTCGACTTTCAGCGGCTGGTGCCACTCATGGCCGCCGCGTTGCAACTCGGGTTGCTTGGAACAGTCGACTCGCTGCTCACGTCGCTGGTCGCCGATAACCTGACGCGGACCCAGCACAACAGTAATCGCGAACTCATCGGGCAGGGGCTGGGAAACATCGCGGCGGGTCTCATCGGCGGAATTCCCGGGGCTGGCGCCACCATGCGCACCGTTGTCAACGTCGAGGCCGGCGGGAAGACTCGCCTGTCGGGTGTGGTCCACGGCCTGTTCCTCGCCGCCGTCCTGCTGGGGTTGTCGGGTCTGGTCCAGTATGTTCCGCTCTCTGTTCTCGCGGGTCTGCTGGTCGCGGTCGGGATTGGCATTATCGATTACCGCGGCTTTAGCCACGTCCTCAAGGTGCCGCGGTCGGATGCGTTCTTAATGCTCTTCGTTCTCATCCTGACCGTGTTCACCGGTTTGATCATCGCCGTGGCTGTCGGCCTCATCGTGGCGTCGTTCGTCTTCATGAAAAAGGTAAGCGATACCGCCGCACGGCAGACGACTCTCACGCCGGCCATCGACGAACCTTGGGCGGACGAACTGACCATCCCGGAAGCAGTCCGCCACCAGGTCGTCATCAAGCACGTCGATGGGCCGCTCTTTTTCGGCTTCGCCAGCCAGTTTCTCGACATCGCCCGGCAGGCGGCGGCGCAGAGCAGGCTCCTGATTTTGCGCATGGATCGCGTCTCTTACATGGACCAGACGGGCGTTTATGCGCTAAAGGATGCGCTGAACGGGTTCATCGCCGCCGGGGTGCGCGTGCTGGTGGTAGGCATCCCGGTGACCCACCGCGATCTCCTCGAGAAATTGCAGGTGATCCCGGCGGTGGTTCCTGAATCCGACGTCTTCGACGACTTCGACGCGTTGAAGAAGGCGCTTCCCCGCAGCATCGCGGAGATACCATTGAAAACGAATGAGGCCGCACCAGGAACGCCTCGGTTACAAGAAGACGGCCGGGCCCGCGAATCACGCGAATAA
- a CDS encoding GNAT family N-acetyltransferase — translation MSHPPQVILREVVDSDLPIFFEHQRDPEAAQMAAFPSRDHDAFMIHWAKLRREPSNIIRTIVCDRQVAGNIGSWIAGDRRLTGYWVGREFWGRGVATAALAAFVAEIKERPLHAFVASHNVGSIRVLEKCEFVPSPEHDHSIASEDGIREFLYMLSR, via the coding sequence ATGAGCCATCCACCACAGGTGATTTTGCGCGAGGTGGTCGACTCCGATCTTCCGATCTTCTTCGAGCATCAGCGCGACCCCGAAGCCGCCCAGATGGCGGCGTTTCCCTCTCGGGATCATGACGCCTTCATGATCCATTGGGCCAAGCTCCGCCGCGAGCCCTCGAACATCATCCGAACGATCGTCTGCGACCGGCAGGTGGCCGGGAATATTGGAAGCTGGATCGCCGGGGATCGGCGGCTGACCGGTTACTGGGTCGGGCGCGAATTCTGGGGCCGGGGCGTGGCGACGGCTGCCCTCGCCGCCTTCGTCGCCGAAATCAAAGAGCGGCCACTCCATGCCTTCGTGGCCAGCCACAACGTCGGCTCCATCCGCGTTCTGGAAAAATGCGAATTCGTCCCGTCGCCCGAGCACGATCACAGCATCGCCAGCGAAGATGGGATCCGGGAGTTCCTCTACATGCTCTCGCGCTGA
- a CDS encoding potassium channel family protein produces the protein MFSKLITAWVLMALCVAVHAMGMTAAMNLLEKTIFRIGVRFWVSTWLLIRVAGWAILLHLAEIALWAFFYAWRHALPDMTTALYFSAVTYTTTGYGDVVLPGQWRLVGGVEALTGILMCGWSAAFFFAVVSQTHEARQKAKEADQSA, from the coding sequence ATGTTCTCGAAACTAATCACTGCCTGGGTGTTGATGGCGCTGTGCGTGGCGGTGCATGCCATGGGCATGACGGCCGCAATGAATCTGCTCGAGAAAACGATCTTCCGAATCGGCGTGCGGTTTTGGGTTTCGACCTGGTTGCTGATCCGGGTCGCCGGGTGGGCCATTCTCCTTCACCTAGCGGAAATCGCGTTGTGGGCCTTTTTTTACGCCTGGAGACACGCGCTACCCGACATGACAACGGCGCTTTATTTCAGCGCCGTCACTTACACGACGACCGGATACGGGGACGTGGTCCTGCCCGGCCAATGGCGCCTGGTTGGCGGCGTCGAGGCGCTCACCGGCATTCTCATGTGCGGCTGGTCAGCCGCCTTCTTCTTCGCGGTGGTGAGCCAGACGCACGAGGCCCGGCAAAAAGCGAAAGAGGCTGACCAATCCGCATGA
- a CDS encoding STAS/SEC14 domain-containing protein has translation MSANLDQQSDRLFLLRIRGELKKTELDAVQNEIVEKMTTRPVQLLVILKNFIGWERNEEWGDTDFFFAHREDFGKIAVVGHPVWEAQVLAFTGAGIRKGPVKFFPETGEPDARAWLAE, from the coding sequence ATGAGCGCCAATCTTGACCAGCAGAGCGATCGCCTTTTCCTCCTTCGCATCCGGGGCGAGCTCAAAAAGACCGAGCTCGATGCTGTGCAAAACGAAATCGTAGAGAAGATGACCACCCGTCCGGTCCAGCTTCTGGTCATCCTGAAAAACTTCATCGGGTGGGAGCGCAACGAGGAGTGGGGGGACACCGACTTCTTCTTCGCCCACCGCGAGGACTTTGGAAAAATCGCGGTGGTTGGTCATCCCGTCTGGGAAGCCCAGGTCCTGGCGTTCACGGGCGCGGGAATACGCAAAGGTCCCGTGAAATTTTTCCCCGAAACAGGCGAGCCCGACGCGCGGGCGTGGCTGGCTGAATGA
- a CDS encoding polyphosphate kinase 2 family protein: protein MNIKQVIEMSHKLSKPYRVRNGKKFRLKDVDPGDTGEHKGKEDKARAKEMLEVGVEALAELQDMLYGQDRWSLLLIFQAMDAAGKDGTIKHVMSGVNPQGCQVSSFKSPTSEDLDHDFLWRCQKALPERGRIGIFNRSYYEETLVVRVHPEFLAGQKLPEQCVTKHIWDERFQDIRAFERYLTRNGTIVRKFFLHVSKEEQQKRFLERLDQPEKNWKFSANDAKERGFWDDYMKAYEETIRETATEDSPWYVVPADNKWFTRVVVAAAVIDAMASLKLAYPTVSPTKAKELAAARKALLESK, encoded by the coding sequence ATGAACATCAAACAAGTCATCGAAATGAGCCACAAGCTCTCCAAGCCTTACCGCGTCCGAAACGGGAAGAAGTTCCGCCTGAAGGATGTTGATCCGGGGGACACCGGCGAGCACAAGGGCAAGGAAGACAAGGCGCGGGCGAAGGAGATGCTGGAGGTTGGGGTAGAAGCCCTCGCGGAATTGCAGGATATGCTTTACGGACAGGACCGCTGGTCGTTGCTCCTCATTTTCCAGGCGATGGACGCGGCGGGAAAAGACGGGACGATCAAGCACGTCATGTCGGGGGTGAATCCGCAGGGCTGCCAGGTTTCCTCCTTCAAATCCCCGACCTCGGAGGATCTCGATCACGATTTCCTCTGGCGTTGCCAAAAGGCCCTGCCGGAGCGCGGACGGATCGGGATTTTCAACCGCAGCTACTATGAGGAGACGCTGGTCGTTCGCGTTCACCCGGAGTTTTTGGCTGGGCAAAAACTTCCGGAGCAATGCGTGACGAAACACATCTGGGACGAACGCTTCCAGGACATCCGCGCGTTCGAGCGTTACCTGACGCGCAACGGGACGATCGTTCGCAAATTTTTCCTGCACGTCTCGAAGGAGGAACAGCAAAAGCGTTTTCTCGAACGGCTCGATCAGCCGGAGAAGAATTGGAAGTTCTCCGCCAACGACGCCAAGGAACGCGGCTTCTGGGACGATTACATGAAGGCCTACGAAGAGACGATTCGCGAGACGGCGACGGAAGATTCGCCGTGGTATGTCGTGCCGGCAGATAACAAATGGTTCACGCGCGTGGTCGTGGCCGCGGCCGTGATCGATGCCATGGCCTCCCTGAAACTGGCTTACCCAACCGTCAGCCCGACGAAGGCGAAGGAGCTCGCCGCCGCAAGAAAGGCTCTGCTCGAAAGCAAATGA
- a CDS encoding SulP family inorganic anion transporter, whose translation MSEAIASSAAPVPQGRFTGLLQATQWLRTYKPAWLRGDLVAGFTLSAYLLPAGLGDASLANLPPEAGLYACLFGGLVFWLFCSSRHTTITVTSAISLLTGATLGGMAGADPSRFGVLAAATAVLVSLMFFIAWLARAGAIVNFISESVMIGFKCGVALFLASSQLPKLFGIHGAHGNFWKNTSSFFAHLSETNPTSLTVGGAALLVLVLGKIFLKNKPVSLFVVVGGILASGWLGLSAKGVKLLGEIPQGLPPLGLPLLHWSDWDELLPLAFACFLLAAVESAAIGRMFSAKHGGRLDANQEFLALGVANLAVGLGHGFPVSGGMSQSLVNEGAGARTPLSGAFAAGIILIVVLFFSHLLAALPQPVLAAVVLVAVAGLFKVSALKHLWQGDRTEFIVAVAAIIGVLGQGLLRGVMIGAIISLVLLIRRASRPHVAFLGRIPGTQRFSDYDRHPDNELIPGMMIFRPESGLMYFNMDHVRDTIVNRVRANITRPKIVVLDLSAAPRVDMHSARMLGTVAAELKGTGIQILAVEARSSVRDRLRSEGVDEHVGGINRFASVADAVGQHGGESP comes from the coding sequence ATGAGCGAAGCGATCGCAAGCAGCGCCGCGCCCGTCCCCCAAGGGCGTTTTACCGGGCTCCTGCAGGCGACGCAGTGGCTGCGAACTTACAAGCCGGCGTGGCTCCGCGGAGACCTGGTCGCGGGTTTCACCCTGTCGGCCTATCTTTTGCCGGCCGGCCTCGGCGACGCGTCGCTGGCCAATCTCCCTCCTGAAGCGGGACTCTACGCCTGCTTGTTTGGCGGATTGGTCTTCTGGCTGTTTTGCAGTTCGCGTCACACCACCATCACGGTCACGTCCGCCATCTCCCTGCTCACCGGCGCAACGCTCGGCGGGATGGCGGGCGCCGATCCGTCCCGATTCGGCGTTCTGGCCGCAGCCACCGCGGTGCTCGTGTCGCTCATGTTCTTTATTGCCTGGCTCGCGCGGGCGGGCGCCATCGTCAACTTCATTTCCGAAAGCGTGATGATCGGATTCAAATGCGGGGTCGCCCTGTTCCTCGCCAGCAGCCAGTTGCCGAAGCTCTTCGGCATTCACGGCGCGCACGGCAATTTCTGGAAGAACACGAGCAGCTTTTTCGCTCATCTCTCCGAAACAAATCCAACGTCGCTCACCGTGGGAGGCGCCGCGCTGCTGGTTCTCGTCCTGGGCAAAATTTTCCTCAAGAACAAACCAGTCTCCCTGTTCGTGGTGGTGGGCGGCATTTTGGCTTCGGGCTGGCTCGGCCTCTCGGCGAAGGGCGTGAAGCTGCTCGGTGAAATTCCCCAGGGTCTGCCTCCGCTCGGCCTTCCGCTGTTGCATTGGTCGGACTGGGATGAGCTGTTGCCCCTGGCGTTCGCTTGTTTTCTTCTGGCCGCAGTCGAAAGCGCCGCCATCGGGCGCATGTTTTCGGCCAAACACGGCGGCCGGCTCGACGCGAACCAGGAATTTCTCGCGCTCGGCGTGGCAAACCTCGCTGTCGGTCTCGGTCACGGATTCCCCGTGAGCGGCGGCATGTCGCAATCATTGGTCAACGAAGGGGCCGGCGCGCGGACACCGCTCTCAGGCGCGTTCGCCGCGGGGATTATTCTGATCGTCGTCCTTTTCTTTTCCCATTTGCTGGCGGCGTTGCCTCAACCGGTCCTGGCCGCTGTCGTGCTGGTAGCGGTGGCCGGCCTCTTCAAGGTGTCCGCACTCAAACATCTCTGGCAGGGAGATCGCACGGAATTCATCGTCGCGGTCGCAGCCATTATCGGCGTGCTGGGTCAGGGCCTGCTTCGCGGCGTCATGATCGGCGCGATCATTTCGCTGGTGCTGTTGATCCGGCGCGCGTCCCGGCCGCACGTGGCCTTTCTCGGGCGTATCCCCGGCACCCAGCGTTTCTCGGATTACGATCGCCATCCCGACAACGAATTGATTCCGGGCATGATGATCTTCCGGCCGGAATCGGGCCTGATGTACTTCAACATGGATCATGTGCGCGACACGATTGTGAACCGGGTGCGCGCAAACATCACGAGGCCGAAGATCGTCGTGCTCGATCTTTCCGCGGCGCCGCGGGTGGATATGCATAGCGCGCGGATGCTTGGCACCGTGGCCGCCGAACTCAAAGGAACCGGTATTCAAATCCTGGCGGTCGAAGCGCGCTCCTCGGTGCGTGACCGCTTGCGAAGTGAGGGCGTCGACGAGCATGTCGGGGGCATCAATCGCTTCGCTTCGGTCGCCGATGCTGTGGGCCAACATGGCGGAGAATCCCCTTGA
- a CDS encoding FUSC family protein, producing MKFPAHVPAFQMSARAAVAATLSVAIVQGLQLQFPIYAMISAVVVTDLKASETWRLGLPRLIGSIVGAVLGALTCAFLRPNALEAGLAIFAAMFLCHLLRLRNASKVAGYVCGIVLLAFGDHPWEYALLRTIEIAIGIAMAMLVSLVPRMLPTDESNGEAS from the coding sequence TTGAAATTTCCGGCCCATGTTCCGGCCTTTCAGATGTCTGCGCGGGCGGCAGTGGCCGCGACGCTGTCGGTCGCAATCGTCCAGGGGCTGCAACTACAGTTCCCGATCTACGCGATGATTTCCGCGGTCGTCGTGACCGATCTCAAGGCGTCTGAAACGTGGAGGCTCGGACTGCCACGTCTGATTGGTTCGATCGTGGGAGCTGTGCTAGGCGCGCTGACCTGTGCTTTCCTGCGACCCAATGCCTTGGAAGCCGGCCTCGCGATTTTTGCCGCCATGTTTCTTTGCCACCTCTTGCGCCTGCGAAATGCATCGAAGGTCGCCGGCTACGTTTGCGGTATCGTCCTTCTCGCGTTCGGCGATCACCCCTGGGAATATGCCCTTCTGCGCACGATCGAAATCGCCATCGGAATCGCGATGGCGATGCTGGTAAGTCTCGTCCCAAGAATGCTCCCAACCGACGAGAGCAACGGCGAGGCGTCATGA
- the cax gene encoding calcium/proton exchanger yields the protein MKTLIKEILHNPLLWLLVFVPVVLVAHKLKPESHTLLFVLSVLAIVPLAALLSHATESVAAKTGDAVGGLLNATLGNLTELVIALTALRAGQYVLVKASVAGAIVTNSLFMLGACFLLGGLKYHVQEFNRVSARLQAGLLFLATVALLIPSAIYRADPVAGAAITQKLSVGLAVLLIIAYGLGMFFSLKTHRELFASIGHGEEGETPLPMGVALPTLAGVTILVALVSEVFVESVQKAAEDFGMTPAFVGFIIVALVGGAAEMASAFSGARKNRLDLSVGIALGSASQIALFVAPVLVLVSYLIGPTPMDLQFWPGAVVMIFLATLTASLVTNSGRSTWFIGVGVLMVYLIFAMTLYLLPPRTQ from the coding sequence ATGAAAACCTTAATCAAAGAGATCCTGCACAACCCGCTGCTGTGGTTGCTGGTGTTTGTCCCGGTCGTGCTGGTTGCGCACAAGCTCAAGCCCGAATCGCACACGCTGCTCTTCGTGCTCTCGGTGCTCGCGATCGTGCCTTTGGCCGCCCTGTTAAGTCACGCCACCGAATCGGTCGCGGCCAAGACGGGGGACGCAGTGGGTGGCCTGCTCAACGCCACCTTGGGAAACCTGACCGAGCTGGTCATCGCGCTCACCGCTCTGCGCGCCGGACAATATGTCCTGGTGAAGGCGTCCGTCGCCGGCGCAATTGTGACCAACTCTCTTTTCATGCTGGGCGCCTGTTTTCTGCTCGGCGGACTCAAGTACCACGTGCAGGAATTCAATCGGGTCAGCGCACGCCTCCAGGCGGGGCTCCTCTTCCTGGCGACGGTGGCGCTGCTAATTCCATCGGCGATCTACCGGGCCGACCCGGTCGCAGGAGCAGCGATTACCCAGAAATTAAGCGTCGGCCTGGCGGTGTTGCTGATCATTGCCTACGGGCTTGGGATGTTCTTTTCCCTCAAGACGCACCGCGAACTATTCGCGAGCATCGGGCACGGCGAAGAGGGCGAGACGCCACTGCCGATGGGCGTGGCGCTGCCGACCCTCGCCGGCGTCACGATCCTCGTCGCCCTCGTCAGCGAAGTGTTCGTAGAGTCGGTCCAGAAAGCGGCGGAAGATTTTGGAATGACGCCTGCCTTCGTCGGTTTCATAATCGTGGCGCTGGTCGGGGGCGCGGCGGAAATGGCTTCAGCCTTTTCGGGCGCGCGCAAAAATCGCCTCGACCTGAGCGTAGGCATCGCGCTCGGCAGCGCCTCGCAAATTGCCCTCTTCGTCGCGCCCGTGCTCGTGCTCGTGAGTTATTTGATCGGGCCGACGCCGATGGATCTGCAATTCTGGCCCGGCGCAGTGGTGATGATTTTCCTGGCCACCCTCACGGCTTCGCTGGTCACGAACAGTGGGCGCTCGACCTGGTTCATCGGCGTAGGCGTACTGATGGTCTATCTGATTTTCGCGATGACGCTCTACTTGTTGCCGCCGCGAACTCAGTGA